One Roseburia rectibacter DNA window includes the following coding sequences:
- a CDS encoding glycoside hydrolase family 2 TIM barrel-domain containing protein, which yields MIVPRYYENLNVLHENTMPARAYYIPASRRMDNLVEHREESDRMQLLNGTWKFQYFNSIYDIQDSFFEKNYDTENFDEIQVPSVWQMAGYDTHQYTNIRYPFPFDPPYVPQDIPCGAYVHTFEYSRDEKAPKSFLNFEGVDSCFYVWINGSYIGYSQVSHMTSEFDVTDVLQDGTNTVAVLVMKWCDGSYLEDQDKFRMSGIFRDVYILKRPKQAISDYHIKTRIEDMLAKVEIEMKFYSPLNVKISVEDRNGAVVALGSIAEEGKAVLEIASPELWNTENPYLYKMILETENEVIVDHIALRKIEIKDQVIYLNGQKIKFRGVNRHDSDPVTGFTINTEQITTDLTLMKQHNFNAIRSSHYPNAPFFYEMCDKYGFMVIDEADIEAHGPFMIYRKEDTDYNRFKRWNEKIADDPVWEEAIVDRVKLMVERDKNRFCIVMWSMGNESAYGCNFEKALEWTKTFDPDRITQYESARYRNYDETYDYSNLDVYSRMYPALSEIQEYLDKDGSKPFLLVEYCHSMGNGPGDFEDYFQMIQDNDKMCGGFVWEWCDHAIAHGTAENGKTIYAYGGDHGEEIHDGNFCMDGLVYPDRTVHTGLLEYKNVYRPARVISYNKESGELVLHNYMDFDDLKDYVKISYELTQDGLVISKGILPEFSVAPHGEGITNLKINVPENGKCYLKLIYHLKKELPLLDEDHILGFDEIEVSKEDTKCKLAEKWIPKTVVDSELQVNENDTQIHIKGREFAYTIDKRTALFTEMKFAGREYLNHPMELNIWRAPTDNDMYIKSEWKKAHYDKAYTRAYTTEVVQGKHGVKITSHASVVAETVQKILDVTITWKIEAAGKIDADIAVTKDDEFPDLPRFGVRMFLDKKISAVRYFGMGPQESYCDKHQAASHGLYRADVGDLHEDYIRPQENGSHYDCEYVELNNSRYGIVVSAENAFSFNASYYTQEELEKKMHNYELIESDSVVFCVDYALNGIGSNSCGPVVLDQYRFDDVLFRFQFTLIPYVKG from the coding sequence ATGATCGTACCACGTTATTATGAAAATCTAAACGTACTGCACGAAAACACAATGCCAGCCAGAGCCTATTATATTCCGGCATCCAGAAGAATGGATAACCTGGTGGAACACAGAGAAGAGTCAGATCGTATGCAGTTATTGAATGGAACTTGGAAATTCCAGTATTTTAACAGCATCTATGACATTCAGGATTCTTTCTTTGAGAAGAATTATGATACAGAAAATTTTGATGAGATTCAGGTTCCAAGTGTATGGCAGATGGCTGGATATGATACACACCAGTATACAAACATCCGGTATCCATTTCCGTTTGATCCACCATATGTGCCACAGGACATTCCGTGTGGAGCCTATGTACATACTTTTGAGTACAGTAGAGATGAGAAAGCGCCAAAATCTTTTTTGAACTTTGAAGGAGTAGACAGTTGCTTTTACGTATGGATCAATGGCTCTTACATAGGATACAGCCAGGTTTCGCATATGACCAGTGAGTTTGATGTTACCGATGTACTTCAGGATGGAACGAATACGGTGGCAGTGTTGGTAATGAAGTGGTGTGATGGTTCCTATTTGGAAGATCAGGACAAATTCCGTATGAGTGGTATTTTCCGGGATGTGTACATTTTGAAACGCCCAAAACAGGCAATCAGTGATTATCATATTAAAACAAGAATTGAGGATATGCTTGCGAAAGTAGAAATTGAAATGAAATTCTATTCTCCGTTAAATGTAAAAATTTCGGTTGAAGATAGAAATGGAGCAGTTGTAGCACTAGGAAGTATTGCTGAAGAAGGAAAAGCTGTATTAGAAATCGCAAGTCCGGAACTTTGGAATACAGAAAATCCATATCTATATAAAATGATTCTTGAAACAGAGAATGAAGTAATTGTAGATCACATTGCATTAAGAAAGATAGAGATTAAAGACCAGGTTATTTATTTAAATGGACAGAAGATTAAATTCCGTGGTGTCAATCGACATGATTCTGATCCGGTTACTGGATTTACAATCAATACGGAACAGATTACAACCGATCTTACGTTAATGAAGCAGCATAATTTTAATGCGATCCGTTCCAGCCACTATCCGAACGCACCATTTTTCTATGAAATGTGTGACAAGTATGGATTCATGGTAATAGATGAAGCAGATATTGAAGCTCATGGTCCATTTATGATCTACAGAAAAGAAGACACTGATTACAATCGGTTCAAACGATGGAATGAGAAGATTGCAGATGATCCGGTATGGGAAGAGGCAATCGTTGATCGCGTAAAACTCATGGTGGAACGTGACAAAAACCGTTTCTGTATTGTCATGTGGTCAATGGGAAATGAGAGTGCTTATGGCTGCAACTTTGAAAAAGCACTGGAATGGACAAAGACTTTTGATCCAGACCGTATCACACAATATGAGAGTGCAAGATACCGTAATTATGATGAAACATATGATTACAGCAATCTGGATGTGTACAGCCGGATGTACCCAGCGCTTTCCGAAATTCAGGAATATCTGGATAAAGATGGAAGCAAACCCTTCCTTTTGGTAGAGTACTGTCACAGCATGGGAAACGGACCTGGAGATTTTGAAGATTACTTCCAGATGATTCAGGATAATGATAAAATGTGCGGCGGCTTTGTCTGGGAATGGTGTGACCATGCGATTGCTCATGGAACTGCTGAGAATGGAAAGACTATATATGCTTATGGGGGCGACCATGGCGAAGAAATTCATGATGGCAACTTCTGTATGGATGGATTAGTATATCCGGACAGAACGGTACATACAGGACTTTTGGAATACAAGAATGTTTATCGCCCGGCAAGAGTTATTTCCTATAACAAAGAAAGCGGAGAACTGGTGCTTCATAACTACATGGATTTTGATGACTTGAAAGATTATGTGAAGATTAGTTATGAGCTGACCCAGGATGGTCTTGTGATCAGCAAAGGCATACTTCCGGAGTTTTCTGTGGCACCACACGGGGAAGGAATAACAAACCTGAAGATCAATGTTCCAGAGAATGGGAAATGTTATTTAAAACTTATTTACCATCTGAAAAAAGAATTGCCACTGTTGGATGAAGACCATATTCTTGGATTTGATGAAATTGAGGTAAGTAAAGAGGATACAAAATGTAAACTTGCAGAGAAATGGATACCAAAAACAGTAGTGGACTCTGAATTACAGGTAAATGAAAATGATACACAGATTCATATCAAGGGGCGTGAATTTGCTTATACCATAGACAAACGTACTGCACTCTTTACAGAGATGAAATTCGCAGGGCGGGAATACTTGAACCATCCGATGGAATTAAATATTTGGAGAGCTCCCACAGATAACGATATGTACATCAAGTCTGAATGGAAGAAAGCCCATTATGATAAGGCTTACACAAGAGCCTATACGACAGAGGTTGTGCAGGGAAAACATGGTGTGAAGATTACAAGCCATGCTTCCGTTGTGGCAGAGACAGTACAGAAGATTCTTGATGTGACGATTACATGGAAAATAGAAGCTGCTGGAAAGATTGATGCAGATATTGCAGTAACAAAAGATGATGAATTCCCGGACCTGCCAAGATTTGGTGTGAGGATGTTCCTGGATAAAAAAATTTCAGCTGTAAGATACTTTGGAATGGGACCACAGGAAAGCTATTGTGACAAACATCAGGCTGCGAGCCACGGTTTGTACCGGGCAGATGTAGGGGATTTACACGAGGACTATATCCGTCCACAGGAAAATGGAAGCCATTATGATTGTGAATATGTAGAACTTAACAACAGTCGATATGGAATTGTGGTATCCGCGGAAAATGCCTTCTCATTCAATGCTTCTTATTATACGCAGGAAGAACTTGAGAAGAAAATGCATAATTATGAATTAATAGAATCAGATAGTGTAGTATTCTGTGTTGACTACGCATTAAATGGCATTGGTTCTAATAGTTGTGGCCCAGTTGTATTGGATCAGTACCGATTTGATGATGTATTATTCCGGTTCCAGTTTACACTGATACCGTATGTAAAGGGATAA
- a CDS encoding MFS transporter translates to MEEKKYLKWYNKIGYGSGDIAGNVVYAFLTSFMMVYLTDSVGLAAGVVGTLIAVSKLFDGFTDIFFGSMIDKTHSKMGKAKPWMLYGYIGCAITLVGCFAVPVSLGTTAKYVWFFISYTLLNSVFYTANNIAYSALTSLITKNSKERVQMGSYRFIFAFSTSLLIQAITVGFVDKCGGDAAAWRTVAIIYAIIGLVVNTISALSVKELPEEELNEGEVKNDNEKYGIVQAFKLLVKNKYYMMICGTYILQQLYGAMIGAGIYYMTWVLKNKNLFGQFAWAVNIPLIIALIFTPTLVGKWKGMYKLNLRGYVLAVIGRALVVVAGYMGSVPLMMAFTALAALGQGPWQGDMNAVIASCSEYTYLTQGKRIDGTMYSCTSLGVKIGGGIGTAVVGWMLEFSGYVGTNATQPQSALDMMQFMYLWLPLIFDVLIMFVLSRMNVEDANKKLKAEKGIAADEVTDASDIN, encoded by the coding sequence ATGGAAGAAAAAAAGTATTTGAAATGGTATAACAAAATTGGATACGGATCAGGTGATATTGCAGGTAATGTAGTCTATGCGTTCCTGACATCTTTTATGATGGTCTATCTGACGGACTCGGTAGGACTTGCTGCAGGTGTCGTGGGTACCCTGATTGCCGTATCAAAACTATTTGATGGTTTTACGGATATATTTTTTGGATCAATGATTGACAAAACACACAGTAAAATGGGAAAAGCGAAACCCTGGATGCTATACGGATATATTGGTTGTGCCATTACGCTGGTCGGCTGCTTTGCAGTACCGGTGAGTTTGGGAACAACGGCTAAATATGTATGGTTCTTTATTTCTTATACACTGTTAAATAGTGTGTTTTATACAGCAAACAATATTGCTTATTCAGCACTTACGTCACTGATTACAAAGAACAGCAAAGAGCGTGTACAGATGGGATCTTACCGTTTTATTTTTGCATTTTCAACAAGTCTTCTGATTCAGGCGATTACAGTTGGATTTGTAGATAAATGTGGTGGAGATGCTGCGGCATGGAGAACGGTTGCTATTATCTATGCAATCATTGGTCTGGTCGTAAATACGATTTCAGCACTTTCTGTTAAGGAACTTCCGGAGGAAGAACTTAATGAAGGAGAAGTAAAGAATGATAATGAAAAGTATGGAATAGTACAGGCATTCAAGCTTCTTGTCAAAAACAAATATTACATGATGATTTGTGGAACATATATTTTACAGCAGTTATATGGTGCCATGATTGGAGCTGGCATTTATTACATGACATGGGTACTGAAAAATAAGAATTTATTTGGACAATTTGCATGGGCAGTAAATATTCCACTGATCATTGCCCTGATTTTCACACCGACATTAGTTGGTAAGTGGAAAGGTATGTATAAACTGAACTTAAGAGGTTACGTCTTAGCAGTCATCGGTAGAGCACTTGTTGTTGTTGCCGGATATATGGGCAGTGTTCCGCTGATGATGGCATTTACAGCTCTTGCAGCCTTAGGTCAGGGACCATGGCAGGGAGATATGAATGCAGTTATCGCATCTTGCTCTGAATACACTTATCTTACGCAGGGAAAGAGAATTGACGGAACGATGTACTCTTGTACTTCTCTTGGTGTAAAAATCGGTGGAGGTATTGGAACCGCTGTTGTTGGATGGATGCTTGAGTTCAGTGGATATGTCGGAACAAATGCAACTCAGCCACAGTCTGCACTTGATATGATGCAGTTCATGTATCTTTGGCTTCCGTTAATCTTTGATGTATTGATTATGTTTGTACTTTCAAGAATGAATGTAGAAGATGCAAATAAAAAACTGAAAGCAGAAAAAGGAATTGCTGCAGATGAAGTAACAGATGCATCAGACATAAATTAG
- a CDS encoding AraC family transcriptional regulator — protein sequence MQLKYVDTKEEIIAINRKSKHIEPHLHNALEIVCVTSGSLELGVGQELYHMEKGDIGFVFPDVIHHYQVLTPGVNKATYLIASPFAIAKFADIMQSMAPEYPIIKAEKVEPEVYRVINAILETEQSDITVTQAYLQIVLARCIGKLNLVEKSSVGSNDLIYQTVSYISANFKKKFSLEEMAKDLGVSKYVLSRLFSKTFHRNFNQYLNDARLNYACHRLENTSDSITNICLDSGFESQRTFNRVFKERYKISPSDYRSTCVKEMLS from the coding sequence ATGCAGTTAAAATATGTTGACACAAAAGAGGAGATTATAGCAATAAATAGGAAGTCAAAACATATTGAACCACATCTTCATAATGCACTGGAGATCGTTTGTGTAACAAGTGGATCATTAGAACTTGGTGTCGGACAGGAACTATACCATATGGAAAAAGGAGATATAGGCTTTGTATTTCCAGATGTTATTCATCACTATCAGGTACTGACACCCGGTGTAAATAAAGCGACTTATCTGATTGCATCGCCATTTGCGATAGCCAAATTTGCAGATATCATGCAATCCATGGCTCCTGAATACCCAATCATCAAAGCGGAAAAGGTTGAACCGGAGGTATATAGGGTTATAAATGCAATTTTAGAGACAGAACAGTCGGATATTACTGTTACACAGGCATATCTTCAAATTGTGTTGGCACGCTGCATAGGAAAATTAAATTTGGTAGAAAAGAGCAGTGTGGGGAGCAACGATCTTATTTACCAGACAGTTTCCTATATATCAGCAAATTTCAAGAAGAAGTTTTCGTTGGAAGAGATGGCAAAAGACCTGGGCGTGAGCAAATATGTTTTATCCAGACTCTTTTCCAAGACATTCCATAGAAACTTTAATCAATATCTTAACGATGCAAGGCTGAACTATGCATGCCATCGTTTGGAAAATACGAGTGATTCTATTACAAATATTTGTCTGGATAGTGGATTTGAAAGTCAGAGAACGTTTAACCGAGTATTTAAAGAAAGATATAAAATATCACCAAGTGATTATCGAAGTACTTGTGTGAAAGAGATGTTGTCATAA
- a CDS encoding helix-turn-helix domain-containing protein: MSKQYLMNTTTLKSVFKAVYGMPIASYMKEYRMKLASNMLLQKDKSISEIAAAVGYKSQSKFTSAFRDIFQILPTAYQEQVSYTNALANA; encoded by the coding sequence TTGTCAAAACAGTACCTGATGAACACCACTACTTTGAAATCCGTTTTCAAAGCAGTCTATGGAATGCCCATCGCTTCTTACATGAAAGAATACCGTATGAAGTTGGCATCGAATATGCTGTTGCAGAAAGATAAATCTATTTCGGAAATTGCCGCCGCTGTGGGATATAAAAGCCAAAGTAAATTTACATCGGCCTTCCGAGATATATTTCAGATATTACCTACTGCATATCAAGAACAAGTATCCTATACAAATGCACTTGCAAACGCTTGA
- the hisS gene encoding histidine--tRNA ligase, whose product MALSKKPVNGMKDILPEEMQIRDYVQQVIKETYRSFGFTPIETPCMENIANLSNKQGGENEKLIFKVMKRGEKLKVAEAKEEADLVDFGMRYDLTVPLVRFYSNNANDLPSPFKAIQMGNVWRADRPQRGRYRQFMQCDIDIIGEPTNLAEIELILATTTTIGKLGFKNFEIRINERRILKAMAAYSGFAEEDFDTVFIILDKMDKIGLDGVAEELEKEGYAKESIEKYLALFKGVEEAENGIKYLAKTLEGYLDPEVERNLLEIIDTVEGAKAASFKMVFDPTLVRGMSYYTGTIFEISMPELGAACGGGGRYDKMVGKFTGQDVPACGFSIGFERIILLLMESGFTVPTQRPKVAYLIEKGCPAEKLGEIIGKAQEERAAGKQVLVVRMNKNKKFQKEKLDAEGYKEIVEYFNK is encoded by the coding sequence ATGGCATTAAGTAAAAAGCCGGTCAACGGCATGAAAGATATTTTACCGGAGGAGATGCAGATCCGGGATTATGTGCAGCAAGTCATCAAAGAGACTTACCGCAGTTTCGGATTTACGCCGATCGAGACACCTTGTATGGAAAATATTGCAAACTTGAGCAATAAACAGGGTGGAGAAAATGAAAAACTGATTTTTAAGGTAATGAAGCGCGGTGAAAAGCTGAAAGTCGCTGAAGCAAAAGAAGAAGCGGATTTAGTTGATTTTGGTATGCGTTATGATCTGACTGTTCCGTTAGTTCGTTTTTATTCAAATAATGCAAATGATCTTCCATCTCCGTTTAAGGCGATTCAGATGGGAAATGTCTGGAGAGCTGACCGCCCACAGCGTGGACGTTATCGTCAGTTTATGCAGTGTGACATCGATATTATCGGAGAGCCGACGAACCTTGCAGAGATCGAGCTGATCTTAGCAACGACTACAACGATCGGAAAACTCGGATTTAAGAATTTCGAGATCCGCATCAATGAGCGCCGGATCTTAAAGGCGATGGCAGCATACAGTGGATTTGCAGAGGAAGATTTCGATACTGTATTTATCATCTTAGATAAGATGGACAAGATCGGACTTGACGGTGTGGCAGAGGAACTTGAAAAAGAGGGCTATGCAAAAGAGTCGATCGAGAAATACCTTGCACTTTTTAAAGGTGTTGAGGAAGCAGAAAACGGCATCAAATACCTTGCAAAGACTTTGGAGGGATATTTAGATCCTGAGGTGGAGCGCAATCTTTTAGAGATCATCGATACCGTGGAGGGGGCAAAGGCGGCTTCCTTTAAAATGGTATTTGATCCGACTTTGGTTCGTGGTATGAGCTACTATACCGGAACCATTTTTGAGATTTCCATGCCGGAGCTTGGCGCAGCCTGTGGAGGCGGTGGACGTTATGATAAGATGGTTGGCAAATTTACCGGACAGGATGTGCCGGCATGTGGATTTTCCATCGGTTTTGAGCGTATCATCCTTCTTCTGATGGAGAGCGGATTTACGGTTCCGACACAGCGACCGAAAGTAGCATACCTGATCGAAAAGGGATGCCCGGCAGAAAAGCTCGGCGAGATCATCGGAAAAGCACAGGAAGAACGTGCGGCAGGCAAACAGGTGCTGGTTGTCCGCATGAACAAGAATAAAAAATTCCAGAAGGAAAAATTAGACGCCGAGGGATACAAAGAGATTGTAGAATACTTCAATAAATAG
- the aspS gene encoding aspartate--tRNA ligase: MAESMQGLHRSHRCTEVSNQNIGETVTVMGWVQKRRNLGSLIFIDLRDRSGILQLVFNEESVGKEGYEKAERLRSEYVIAVTGKVEKRSAAVNESLKTGDIEVIATDIRILSEAETPPFQIEENSQTKDEVRLKYRYLDLRRPDIQKNLMLRSKVAYLMRDFMAKEGFLEIETPMLCKSTPEGARDYLVPSRVHPGHFYALPQSPQLYKQLLMCSGYDRYFQIARCFRDEDLRADRQPEFTQADMELAFVDVEDVLDVNERLLKYIFKEAIGVDVTLPLPRMPWQEAMDRFGSDKPDTRFGMELCDVSKVVEGCGFSVFTGALENGGSVRGINAKGQAGMPRKKIDKLVEFAKGYGAKGLAYLAVNEDGTYKSSFAKFMTEDELKALVSAMQGEPGDLLLFAADKNKIVWNVLGALRLELAKELDLLDPNQYNFLWVTEFPLLEWSDEENRFMAMHHPFTMPMEEDWDKIDSDPGSVRAKAYDIVLNGTELGGGSVRIHQDDIQEKMFEVLGFTKERAHEQFGFLLDAFKYGVPPHAGLAYGLDRLVMHMVHADSIRDVIAFPKVKDASCLMTQAPGIVDKKQLEELGLEVEEVSEE; the protein is encoded by the coding sequence ATGGCAGAATCAATGCAAGGCTTACACAGAAGCCATAGATGTACCGAGGTTTCAAATCAGAATATCGGTGAGACCGTAACCGTCATGGGATGGGTACAGAAGAGAAGAAATTTAGGAAGTCTGATCTTTATCGACTTAAGAGACCGTTCGGGTATTTTACAGCTCGTATTTAACGAAGAGAGCGTCGGCAAAGAGGGATATGAGAAGGCAGAGCGTTTAAGAAGTGAGTATGTGATCGCGGTAACCGGAAAAGTTGAAAAACGTTCCGCAGCAGTGAATGAGTCTTTAAAGACTGGTGATATCGAAGTGATCGCAACCGATATCCGCATCTTATCCGAGGCAGAGACACCTCCATTCCAGATCGAGGAGAACAGCCAGACGAAAGACGAAGTCCGTTTAAAATACCGTTATTTAGACCTGCGCAGACCGGATATCCAGAAGAACCTGATGCTCCGCAGCAAAGTTGCATATCTGATGCGTGACTTTATGGCAAAAGAGGGATTCCTTGAGATTGAGACTCCGATGTTATGTAAATCAACACCGGAAGGTGCAAGGGATTACCTGGTACCGAGCCGTGTCCATCCGGGACATTTTTATGCACTGCCGCAGTCACCGCAGCTTTACAAACAGCTTTTAATGTGTTCCGGTTACGACCGTTATTTTCAGATCGCAAGATGTTTCCGTGATGAGGATCTTCGTGCAGACCGTCAGCCGGAATTTACACAGGCAGATATGGAACTTGCATTTGTGGATGTGGAAGATGTATTAGATGTCAACGAGAGACTGCTTAAATATATTTTCAAGGAAGCAATCGGTGTGGATGTGACACTGCCGCTGCCGAGAATGCCATGGCAGGAAGCAATGGACCGTTTCGGTTCCGATAAGCCGGATACACGTTTTGGCATGGAACTCTGTGACGTATCCAAAGTTGTAGAGGGCTGCGGATTCTCCGTATTCACAGGAGCACTCGAAAATGGTGGTTCTGTCCGTGGTATCAATGCAAAAGGACAGGCCGGCATGCCGCGTAAAAAGATCGATAAGCTGGTTGAGTTTGCAAAAGGCTACGGTGCAAAAGGACTTGCTTACCTTGCAGTGAATGAGGATGGCACTTACAAATCTTCCTTTGCAAAATTCATGACAGAGGATGAGTTAAAGGCACTTGTTTCTGCAATGCAGGGAGAGCCGGGAGACTTATTATTATTTGCAGCAGACAAAAATAAGATTGTATGGAACGTGCTTGGAGCGCTTCGTCTTGAACTTGCAAAAGAGTTAGATCTGCTTGATCCAAACCAGTACAACTTTTTATGGGTAACAGAGTTCCCGCTGTTAGAGTGGTCTGACGAGGAAAACCGTTTTATGGCAATGCACCATCCGTTTACCATGCCGATGGAAGAGGACTGGGACAAGATCGATTCTGATCCGGGCAGTGTGCGTGCAAAGGCATATGACATCGTATTAAACGGTACAGAGCTTGGCGGTGGTTCCGTGCGTATCCATCAGGATGATATTCAGGAGAAGATGTTTGAAGTGCTTGGATTCACCAAGGAACGTGCACATGAGCAGTTCGGATTCCTGTTAGATGCATTCAAATACGGTGTTCCGCCACACGCAGGATTAGCATATGGACTTGACCGTCTGGTAATGCACATGGTACACGCAGATTCTATCCGTGATGTCATTGCATTCCCGAAGGTAAAAGACGCATCCTGTCTGATGACACAGGCACCTGGTATCGTGGATAAAAAACAGTTGGAAGAACTGGGACTTGAAGTTGAAGAAGTGTCAGAAGAATAA
- a CDS encoding family 78 glycoside hydrolase catalytic domain: MGEKVKKKGTWDARWLTIPEFADALPVNLFHKEQVQPAFEGEKTAELQNVHVFVRGYFTLERAQKIFCKITADDHYKAYLDGAFMGEGPAAAYHTKYYYNVLELGTLAAGEHVLALHLYYQGLVNRVWNSGDLRFAFAAELWDEKGKEIPVSFCFLKTDCYEGETVGYETQFLENFDSRKYPYGWKNTGFDADGWEKPVPAVWADYTLTKQPTEMLSYMEYQLGTIKLHAGNEHPLEPTKLHSDAVQPLEPAKLEHKCADHNGHIHQITPSVIRQDPDGSMLLDAGEEITGMILLTAEGKDGDQVKLFYGEELDGKGSVRYDMRCNCCYREIWTLADGRCEFDPYDYKGFRYVKIVPDGGVKLSDIRFLVRHYPMGESLCELKTEEKTLENIFRICKNTVRLGTQENYVDCPTREKGQYLGDAVVTAHAQILLTGKTDMLLKCINQFAQTARVCPGLLAVAPGGLMQEIADFSLLYSQLLLLYYRFTGEKETVDRYYGIADGILKHFSQYAREDGLLEQVADKWNLVDWPENLRDGYDFPLTRPVVAPGCHNVINALYIGAMETQNTLAEICGREMPYQTKEIKKAYRNAFYREKTGLLADSETSSHAALHSNVYAMYFHLLPKADEQKILTFMEQKGFSCGVMLSYFVLRVFAERGQYDTVYELLVNEGEHGWVNMLREGATTCFEAWGKDQKWNTSLCHPWASAPVPILIEEIAGVHIDAAEKDGYYWTPHIPEKIREFRLCVPVKGKKIIVEKKMGEEYAVIREDKE, from the coding sequence ATGGGAGAGAAAGTTAAGAAAAAGGGAACATGGGATGCCAGATGGCTCACCATACCGGAGTTTGCCGATGCCTTGCCCGTTAATCTCTTTCACAAAGAACAGGTCCAGCCAGCTTTTGAAGGAGAAAAAACGGCAGAATTACAAAATGTCCATGTGTTTGTGCGCGGGTATTTTACTTTAGAGCGTGCACAGAAGATTTTCTGTAAGATCACAGCCGATGACCATTATAAGGCATATCTGGATGGAGCGTTTATGGGGGAAGGACCTGCCGCGGCATATCATACGAAGTATTATTACAATGTTTTGGAACTGGGGACACTTGCTGCCGGGGAGCATGTGTTGGCACTCCATCTGTATTATCAGGGACTTGTGAACCGTGTGTGGAACAGCGGGGATCTGCGTTTTGCCTTTGCGGCGGAGCTGTGGGATGAAAAGGGAAAGGAGATACCGGTTTCTTTTTGCTTTTTGAAAACGGACTGTTATGAGGGAGAGACAGTCGGATACGAGACACAGTTTTTAGAAAATTTTGACAGCCGGAAATACCCGTATGGGTGGAAAAATACCGGGTTTGATGCGGACGGCTGGGAGAAACCCGTTCCGGCGGTGTGGGCAGATTACACGCTGACGAAGCAGCCGACGGAGATGCTCTCTTACATGGAATATCAGTTGGGGACTATAAAGCTGCACGCTGGTAATGAGCATCCACTAGAACCGACAAAGCTGCACTCTGATGCCGTACAGCCATTGGAACCGGCAAAGCTAGAGCACAAGTGTGCAGATCATAACGGTCACATACATCAGATCACACCGTCCGTGATAAGACAAGATCCTGATGGTTCGATGCTTCTGGATGCGGGCGAGGAGATCACAGGCATGATCCTGCTCACCGCGGAGGGGAAAGACGGCGATCAGGTGAAGTTGTTTTACGGGGAGGAACTGGACGGGAAGGGTAGTGTGCGCTATGACATGCGGTGCAACTGCTGTTACAGAGAAATCTGGACGCTGGCGGATGGCAGATGTGAGTTTGATCCGTATGATTACAAGGGATTCCGGTATGTTAAGATCGTGCCGGACGGGGGCGTTAAACTGTCAGATATCCGTTTTCTGGTAAGGCATTATCCGATGGGTGAGTCACTGTGTGAGTTAAAGACAGAGGAGAAAACATTGGAAAATATTTTTCGGATCTGTAAAAATACGGTGCGGCTTGGAACACAGGAGAATTATGTGGACTGCCCGACAAGGGAAAAAGGTCAGTACTTAGGGGATGCGGTCGTGACGGCGCACGCGCAGATACTTTTGACTGGAAAGACGGATATGCTGTTGAAATGCATCAATCAGTTCGCACAGACAGCGAGAGTCTGTCCGGGACTGCTTGCGGTTGCGCCGGGCGGCCTGATGCAGGAGATCGCAGATTTTTCACTGTTGTATTCGCAGCTCCTTTTGCTGTATTATCGTTTTACCGGGGAGAAAGAGACGGTGGACCGTTATTATGGAATCGCAGATGGGATTTTAAAACATTTTTCGCAGTATGCGAGGGAGGATGGTCTGTTAGAGCAGGTCGCTGACAAATGGAATCTTGTGGACTGGCCGGAAAATCTGCGGGATGGATATGATTTTCCACTGACGAGACCTGTGGTGGCGCCAGGCTGCCATAATGTGATCAATGCACTCTACATCGGGGCGATGGAGACACAGAATACGCTGGCAGAGATCTGTGGAAGGGAAATGCCGTATCAGACGAAAGAAATTAAAAAAGCATACAGGAACGCTTTTTACCGGGAAAAGACAGGACTTTTAGCGGACAGCGAGACGAGCAGCCACGCGGCACTGCATTCGAATGTTTATGCGATGTACTTTCATTTACTTCCCAAAGCGGATGAACAGAAAATACTGACATTTATGGAACAGAAGGGATTTTCCTGCGGCGTGATGCTGAGTTATTTTGTACTGCGTGTGTTCGCAGAACGCGGACAGTACGATACGGTGTATGAGCTGCTGGTCAATGAGGGGGAACACGGATGGGTCAACATGCTGCGCGAGGGTGCAACGACCTGTTTTGAGGCATGGGGGAAAGACCAGAAATGGAATACCAGCCTGTGCCACCCCTGGGCATCTGCACCGGTCCCAATTTTGATCGAGGAGATCGCGGGGGTACATATCGATGCGGCAGAGAAGGATGGATATTACTGGACACCGCACATCCCGGAGAAAATCAGGGAGTTTCGGCTCTGTGTACCGGTGAAAGGGAAAAAAATCATTGTTGAAAAGAAAATGGGGGAAGAATATGCAGTTATCAGAGAAGACAAAGAATAA